AGCATACTCAAAGGGAGAGAAGTCATCTCAAAGGGTGCAATGTGGAGAGTGGGTGATGGGAAGCAAATTAAGATATGGGGTGATAACTGGTTACCCTCAAAGAGCAAGGCCAAAGTCACATCACCTCTGTTGTACGGGCAAGAGAATTTCTTGGTAGCAGTCTTGATCAATAAGTCTACTAGAAGTTGGCGAAATGATGTCATTGCTCATGTATTTGAAATAGCAAAAGTAGCAGTCATTAAAGGCATTCCCCTGAGTTCGTCCAACCAAAAAGACAAGCTCATTTGGCCCTTT
This genomic stretch from Castanea sativa cultivar Marrone di Chiusa Pesio chromosome 9, ASM4071231v1 harbors:
- the LOC142609319 gene encoding putative mitochondrial protein AtMg00310, with translation MGFKNLTMFNEAMLAKLAWRLLHDDNSLFYRVFKAHFFPTKSILEAKVSSSTSYAWKSILKGREVISKGAMWRVGDGKQIKIWGDNWLPSKSKAKVTSPLLYGQENFLVAVLINKSTRSWRNDVIAHVFEIAKVAVIKGIPLSSSNQKDKLIWPFTPLG